A DNA window from Helianthus annuus cultivar XRQ/B chromosome 15, HanXRQr2.0-SUNRISE, whole genome shotgun sequence contains the following coding sequences:
- the LOC110913631 gene encoding LEAF RUST 10 DISEASE-RESISTANCE LOCUS RECEPTOR-LIKE PROTEIN KINASE-like 1.1, whose translation MLLVFFFVSIVISCLPLLHSATDQNHSIPICPESFKCPALTPFKYPFYNVKDTRDTRCGLIKVNCTSEGGEIHFEGRSYNIFSKLDIDHYSSLLFLGSGTLEQLVSNNSCEALMNNFTSPSPSPLLYSVSLTSFITLFKCTENLTYFAERDYKSYNRCKDYNFYYNYLKQTVPGDLPHACQVVHLPLKVPGPGFDETNIFSLLYSGTSVYFNLSHSCSECQKKGRLCDTKNGNDVQCFDFQKEKESSNRTIKILVPVIPGSALILMLLIVIVIIWRRCKNKPFSYVSSKNKSADLEDISLSCGVSVFSYKELEDATQNFDPSRELGDGGFGAVYYGKLKDGREVAVKKLHEHNYNRVRQFRNEVDILTKLRHPNLVVLYGCTSRQSHELLLVYEYVPNSTVFEHLHREQTNPNLLTWPIRMNIAIETASALVYLHASEIIHRDVKTTNILLDHNFCVKVADFGLSRLISNNVTHVSTAPQGTPGYVDPLYHQRFQLTDKSDVYSFGVVLIELISSMVAVDLNRSQDEISLANLALNRIQRCAIDELIDPVLGADTNPEIMNMITLVAELAFRCLQYDSGMRPTMNEVLDVLMDIQAVGSIDTYDSTRDLQTVNELPLSETNDAVVLLKDFLPSPVSITSEWQRNNSASTSLSSNEDKLSMKDDIAK comes from the exons ATGCTTCTCGTCTTCTTTTTCGTGTCTATTGTTATCTCTTGTCTACCACTCCTTCACTCTGCTACAGACCAAAACCATTCTATACCTATCTGCCCAGAAAGTTTCAAGTGTCCAGCCTTGACTCCATTCAAGTACCCGTTTTACAATGTCAAGGACACAAGGGACACACGATGTGGGTTGATCAAGGTCAATTGTACTTCAGAAGGTGGGGAGATTCATTTTGAAGGACGGTCGTACAATATTTTTAGCAAACTTGATATTGATCATTATTCTAGTCTTTTGTTCCTCGGGAGCGGAACACTTGAGCAGCTTGTGAGCAATAATAGCTGTGAGGCGCTTATGAATAATTTCACATCTCCAAGTCCAAGCCCTCTTTTGTATTCCGTTTCATTAACGTCCTTCATCACTCTCTTCAAATGCACAGAAAATCTCACTTATTTTGCGGAACGTGATTACAAGAGCTACAACAGATGCAAAGATTACAACTTCTACTATAACTACTTGAAACAAACAGTTCCAGGTGACCTCCCACATGCATGTCAAGTAGTGCACCTACCTCTGAAAGTGCCAGGCCCGGGATTTGATGAAACCAACATATTTTCTCTTCTCTATTCAGGCACCTCTGTTTATTTTAATTTGTCACATTCCTGTAGCGAGTGTCAGAAAAAAGGCCGCCTCTGTGATACTAAAAATGGCAATGATGTTCAGTGTTTTGACTTCCAAAAGG AAAAAGAAAGCAGCAATAGGACAATTAAGATTCTGG TTCCAGTTATTCCTGGATCAGCCTTAATTCTCATGCTCCTGATTGTCATTGTTATAATCTGGCGTCGTTGTAAGAACAAACCTTTTTCCTATGTCTCATCAAAGAACAAATCTGCTGACCTTGAAGACATAAGTCTGTCATGTGGCGTCTCCGTTTTCTCCTACAAGGAGCTTGAAGATGCCACCCAAAATTTCGACCCTTCTCGTGAACTAGGGGATGGAGGTTTCGGAGCTGTTTATTATG GTAAACTCAAAGACGGGCGAGAAGTTGCAGTGAAGAAACTTCACGAGCACAACTACAATCGAGTCCGACAGTTCAGAAATGAGGTTGACATCCTCACCAAATTAAGGCACCCGAATCTTGTTGTTCTTTATGGTTGCACCTCTAGACAAAGTCATGAACTTCTCCTTGTTTACGAGTACGTTCCCAACAGCACTGTTTTCGAACACTTGCATAGAGAACAGACAAATCCAAACCTGCTAACATGGCCGATACGGATGAACATTGCCATTGAAACGGCTAGTGCATTGGTGTACCTTCATGCTTCTGAAATCATACATCGAGATGTAAAGACGACCAACATTCTTCTTGATCATAATTTCTGTGTAAAAGTAGCAGATTTTGGTCTCTCAAGGCTTATATCGAATAATGTCACTCATGTGTCAACAGCTCCCCAAGGAACCCCAGGTTACGTGGATCCACTATATCACCAACGCTTTCAGTTAACAGATAAAAGTGATGTTTACAGCTTTGGGGTAGTCTTGATAGAACTGATATCATCAATGGTGGCTGTTGACTTAAACAGGTCTCAAGACGAGATTAGTTTGGCTAACTTGGCTTTAAACAGAATCCAAAGATGTGCAATTGATGAACTAATCGACCCGGTTTTAGGAGCCGATACGAATCCAGAAATCATGAACATGATCACATTAGTAGCAGAATTGGCTTTTAGGTGTTTACAATATGATTCAGGTATGAGGCCTACAATGAATGAGGTGCTGGATGTGTTGATGGATATTCAAGCTGTTGGTAGTATAGACACTTATGACAGTACCCGAGACTTGCAAACCGTGAATGAGCTGCCTTTATCTGAAACAAATGATGCGGTGGTTTTGTTGAAGGATTTCCTGCCATCGCCTGTCTCCATCACTAGTGAATGGCAAAGGAATAACAGCGCATCGACATCGCTAAGCAGCAATGAAGATAAATTGTCAATGAAGGATGATATCGCTAAATAA